In one Desulfoferula mesophila genomic region, the following are encoded:
- a CDS encoding peptidoglycan-binding domain-containing protein, which yields MDAKAETQRITGLVIPVEWDPQGKARAVAIAAYDESTYRVAQGGVGAELLGRLKREVTVWGRVESLAEGKTILIERFEMSKSSKGKITGMALAAVVGMALCVAPLAMAADQPAAAQPAATAPAAAAPAEAKAAPAPKAKKAKAKKATAKKVAVKPNPKVRTLQDLLNTKGNYNLKVDGVMGKQTKAALKDFQKANGLKVTGKVDAATKKALGLK from the coding sequence GTGGACGCCAAGGCCGAAACCCAACGGATCACGGGACTGGTTATCCCGGTGGAATGGGACCCGCAAGGCAAGGCGAGGGCCGTGGCCATCGCCGCCTATGACGAGTCCACCTACCGGGTGGCGCAGGGCGGCGTGGGAGCGGAGCTTTTGGGCCGCCTAAAGCGCGAAGTGACGGTTTGGGGCCGGGTGGAGAGTCTGGCTGAGGGAAAAACCATTTTGATCGAGAGGTTTGAGATGAGCAAAAGCAGCAAAGGCAAGATTACGGGTATGGCCCTGGCGGCCGTAGTCGGCATGGCCCTGTGCGTGGCCCCGTTGGCCATGGCCGCCGATCAACCGGCCGCCGCCCAGCCGGCGGCCACCGCCCCGGCCGCCGCCGCTCCGGCGGAAGCCAAGGCGGCTCCGGCTCCCAAGGCGAAGAAAGCCAAGGCCAAGAAGGCGACCGCCAAGAAGGTGGCTGTGAAGCCCAACCCCAAGGTGCGCACCTTGCAGGACCTCCTGAACACCAAGGGTAACTACAACCTGAAGGTGGACGGCGTGATGGGCAAGCAGACCAAGGCCGCCCTGAAGGATTTCCAGAAGGCCAACGGCCTGAAGGTTACCGGCAAGGTGGACGCGGCCACCAAAAAGGCCCTGGGCCTGAAGTAA
- a CDS encoding D-alanine--D-alanine ligase family protein, translating to MLVGMTYDLRSEYLAQGFSEEEVAEFDSPRTVEGIEDALRKAGHQVERIGSLPSLVSRLAQGERWDLVFNIAEGLGRYGREAQVPALLEYYGVPYTFADPLTLCLTLHKGMAKRVVRDLGLATPDFAVVAEPREAAAVRLPYPLFVKPVAEGTGRGIGAVSKVKGPEDLAQACIELIERYRQPVLVETYLPGREFTVGIVGTGSKARVIGVMEVTLRAGADQDAYTMRNKEECDDLVRYRRVKGSVAGQAGELALAAWRGLECRDAGRVDLRCDAHGQPNFLEVNPLAGLHPEHSDLPILCSLVDYPYQKLIERIVASAWERARNETRPASGLAASVG from the coding sequence ATGTTGGTGGGTATGACCTATGACCTGCGCTCGGAATACCTGGCCCAAGGATTTTCCGAGGAAGAGGTGGCCGAGTTCGACAGCCCCCGCACCGTGGAGGGCATCGAAGACGCCCTGCGCAAGGCCGGGCACCAGGTGGAGCGCATCGGGTCCCTACCTTCCCTGGTGAGCCGCCTGGCCCAAGGGGAGCGCTGGGACCTGGTGTTCAACATCGCCGAGGGCCTGGGCCGCTATGGACGCGAGGCCCAGGTCCCGGCCCTGCTGGAGTACTACGGCGTTCCCTACACCTTTGCCGATCCCCTGACCCTGTGCCTTACCCTGCACAAGGGCATGGCCAAGCGGGTGGTGCGCGACCTGGGCCTGGCCACCCCCGACTTCGCGGTGGTGGCCGAGCCCCGCGAGGCCGCGGCGGTGCGCCTGCCTTATCCCCTGTTCGTCAAGCCGGTGGCCGAGGGCACCGGCCGGGGCATCGGCGCGGTTTCCAAGGTGAAGGGCCCCGAGGATTTGGCCCAGGCCTGCATCGAGCTGATAGAGCGCTACCGTCAGCCGGTGCTGGTGGAGACCTATCTGCCGGGCCGGGAGTTCACGGTGGGCATCGTGGGCACCGGGTCCAAGGCCCGGGTAATCGGGGTGATGGAGGTAACGCTGCGCGCCGGAGCCGACCAGGACGCCTACACCATGCGCAACAAGGAAGAGTGCGACGACCTGGTGCGCTACCGTCGGGTCAAGGGCTCGGTGGCCGGCCAGGCCGGCGAACTGGCCCTGGCCGCCTGGCGGGGCCTGGAGTGCCGCGACGCCGGCCGGGTGGACCTGCGCTGCGACGCCCATGGTCAACCCAACTTTTTGGAGGTGAACCCCCTGGCCGGGCTGCATCCGGAGCACTCGGACCTGCCCATCCTCTGCTCCCTTGTGGATTATCCCTACCAGAAACTCATCGAGCGCATTGTGGCCTCGGCCTGGGAGCGGGCCCGGAACGAGACTCGCCCCGCCTCCGGCCTGGCGGCGAGCGTGGGTTGA
- a CDS encoding GNAT family N-acetyltransferase: MPSDVAVIQQMTAASGFFRPEEVAVAAELADERLAKGSSSGYLFVFAQEGDQVLGYACYGPIAGTLHSWDLYWIVVQNHLRGQGLGRELLELVERRVWAAGGERLYVETSSQPRYRPTRRFYQSAGYAPQAVLPDFYAPGDDKVIYVKRTTRPGAANDPD, from the coding sequence TTGCCTTCCGACGTGGCCGTGATCCAGCAGATGACCGCGGCCAGCGGATTCTTCCGCCCCGAGGAGGTGGCCGTGGCCGCCGAGCTGGCCGACGAGCGCCTGGCCAAGGGCTCGTCCAGCGGCTATCTGTTTGTCTTCGCCCAGGAGGGTGATCAGGTGCTGGGCTATGCCTGCTACGGGCCCATCGCCGGCACCCTGCATTCCTGGGATCTGTACTGGATCGTGGTGCAGAACCACCTGCGCGGCCAGGGCCTGGGCCGCGAGCTGCTGGAGTTGGTGGAGCGCCGGGTATGGGCCGCCGGGGGCGAGCGCCTCTACGTGGAGACCTCTTCCCAGCCCCGCTACCGCCCCACCCGCCGCTTTTACCAAAGCGCGGGCTATGCCCCCCAAGCGGTGCTGCCGGATTTCTACGCCCCGGGGGACGACAAGGTGATCTACGTAAAGCGCACCACCCGCCCCGGCGCCGCGAACGATCCGGATTGA
- a CDS encoding PDZ domain-containing protein, whose amino-acid sequence MSHIRFKQLLPLLAILVCLPACANQLSPRYQSMPYMENARHVAQNPAFLRHQGPPKVYATTDLKINLFRLAQQGYLLVGYSLAPAECGNLDQAKQTAQEIGAAIVLIQTRDAKLRGVLDAYPSPPLARTEAKQFEVFAQALDGQSFAKIGGKLSPGAPGGADCVAVFLAKLKTSKIGMLVDAVPSDTKARLGKNYGRLVFVVIKGSPAEQAGISAGDVLLEVNGQKIANNRDLAEALGSCKKRTFTFRIWRGGTTRTVLVENVKLSAPHE is encoded by the coding sequence ATGAGTCACATTCGTTTCAAACAGCTTCTCCCGCTTCTGGCGATACTGGTTTGCTTGCCCGCCTGCGCCAATCAGCTCTCCCCCCGCTACCAATCAATGCCTTACATGGAAAACGCGCGGCATGTGGCGCAAAACCCCGCCTTCCTTAGGCATCAGGGCCCGCCCAAGGTCTACGCCACCACTGACCTGAAAATTAATCTTTTCCGCCTGGCCCAACAGGGATATTTGCTGGTCGGCTATTCGTTGGCCCCCGCTGAATGCGGCAATCTCGACCAGGCCAAGCAGACCGCGCAAGAAATCGGGGCGGCGATCGTTCTGATTCAAACCAGGGACGCCAAGCTCAGGGGTGTGCTGGATGCCTACCCGTCGCCCCCTCTGGCCCGGACGGAGGCCAAGCAATTCGAGGTGTTCGCCCAAGCCTTGGACGGGCAATCGTTCGCCAAGATCGGAGGCAAGCTGAGCCCCGGCGCGCCAGGCGGCGCGGACTGCGTGGCGGTGTTTTTAGCCAAGCTGAAAACCAGCAAGATCGGCATGCTGGTCGACGCGGTCCCCTCCGATACCAAGGCTCGACTAGGCAAGAACTACGGCAGGCTGGTTTTTGTGGTCATCAAGGGCTCCCCGGCCGAGCAGGCCGGCATCTCGGCGGGCGACGTATTGCTCGAAGTGAACGGGCAAAAGATCGCCAACAATCGGGACCTGGCCGAAGCCCTGGGGTCCTGCAAAAAGCGAACTTTCACTTTTAGGATTTGGCGCGGCGGAACAACCAGAACCGTGCTGGTTGAAAACGTGAAGTTGTCCGCGCCGCACGAGTGA
- a CDS encoding glycosyltransferase family 2 protein, translating into MLLIWTMLPLTALAALGLAAWFFGEDFWDELEMLSYELEDSAWLSLARLSFFIVIFALVWRAYLALTYRDMEYCSDQELPYVTVVVPAYNEGEQVLHTLRTLANGDYPAEKLQLVAVDDGSKDDTWHWMCEAGRELGDRVELVRMAANSGKRHALYQGFARAKGSVLVTVDSDSEVLPDTLRHLATPLARDPLCGAVAGNVRVLNHHQGLIPRMLQVSFVFSFDFIRAAQSRINTVTTTPGALAAYRDKAVRADLESWLNQHFCGRPANIGEDRALTNVVLKNGYHVNFARRAVVLTEVPLHYKGLCRMLLRWARSNLRETLAMTSFIFRRFRKTPALGARVELLISLFYLTAGEWLKLGALGVVLLSPLVMGVNLLLGSLLGGIIPALVYVLRHRDSNFLWAFPYTLFYMLALSWISLWALLTPHKNGWLTRGLPEPPRTAALPSLAVPVAAKGETEFHRDNQL; encoded by the coding sequence ATGCTATTGATTTGGACCATGTTGCCCCTGACCGCCCTGGCGGCCCTCGGCTTGGCGGCCTGGTTTTTCGGCGAGGATTTTTGGGACGAGCTTGAGATGCTGAGTTACGAGCTGGAAGACTCGGCCTGGCTCAGCCTGGCCCGCCTCTCTTTCTTTATAGTTATTTTTGCCCTGGTCTGGCGCGCTTACCTGGCCCTGACCTATCGCGACATGGAGTATTGTTCCGATCAGGAGCTTCCTTATGTAACCGTGGTGGTGCCCGCCTACAACGAGGGTGAGCAGGTATTGCATACACTGCGCACCCTGGCCAACGGCGATTACCCGGCGGAAAAGTTGCAGCTGGTGGCCGTGGACGACGGCAGCAAGGACGACACCTGGCACTGGATGTGCGAGGCCGGCCGTGAACTGGGCGACCGGGTGGAGCTGGTGCGCATGGCCGCCAACAGCGGCAAGCGCCACGCCCTTTACCAGGGATTCGCCCGGGCCAAGGGCTCGGTGCTGGTTACGGTGGACAGCGATTCCGAGGTGTTGCCCGACACCCTGCGCCATCTGGCCACCCCCCTGGCGCGCGACCCCCTGTGCGGGGCCGTGGCCGGCAACGTACGGGTGCTCAACCACCACCAGGGCCTCATCCCCCGCATGCTGCAGGTGAGCTTCGTTTTCAGCTTCGACTTCATCCGCGCGGCCCAAAGCCGCATTAACACGGTCACCACCACTCCCGGGGCGTTGGCCGCCTATCGCGACAAAGCGGTGCGGGCCGATCTGGAGAGTTGGCTGAACCAGCATTTTTGCGGCCGCCCGGCCAACATCGGCGAAGACCGGGCCCTGACCAACGTGGTTCTCAAAAACGGCTATCACGTCAACTTTGCACGCAGAGCCGTGGTGTTGACCGAGGTGCCCCTGCATTACAAGGGTCTGTGCCGCATGCTTCTGCGCTGGGCCCGCAGCAACCTGCGCGAAACCCTGGCCATGACCAGCTTCATCTTCCGGCGTTTCCGCAAGACCCCTGCCCTGGGCGCGCGGGTGGAGTTGCTCATCAGCCTGTTCTACCTGACCGCCGGGGAGTGGCTGAAGCTGGGCGCCTTGGGGGTGGTTTTGCTCAGCCCCCTGGTTATGGGCGTAAACCTGCTTCTGGGTTCCCTGCTGGGGGGCATCATACCCGCGCTGGTCTATGTGCTGCGCCACCGAGACAGCAACTTCCTCTGGGCCTTCCCCTACACCTTGTTTTACATGTTGGCCCTTTCCTGGATCAGCCTGTGGGCCCTGCTGACCCCGCATAAAAACGGTTGGCTCACCCGGGGGCTGCCCGAGCCTCCCCGGACCGCGGCGCTTCCTAGCCTGGCCGTGCCGGTGGCCGCCAAAGGGGAAACCGAATTTCATCGGGATAACCAATTGTAA
- a CDS encoding D-alanine--D-alanine ligase family protein, giving the protein MRVSVLHDAPPVGARPDQDDNLVQAREVALALEAGGHQAALCAWEGSPRRSLERLAGQGPDAVFNLVEEPLGRAARIHTAPVWLAHQGLAFCGAGGRAMLLTSHKLLAKRALDKAGLPTPAWRTTQGAGQGECREPWLIKAVWEHGSLGIDDDSLVPADRPLRLTQALAAKEAQVGGPCFAEAYIEGREFNLALLAGPGGVRLLPPAEIVFEGYDAGQLKVVGYRAKWEANSFEYHHTPRRFEFPPEDRALLARLQDLAHACWGLFGLRGWARVDFRVDRQGQPWILEVNANPCLAADAGFAAAALRAGLDQAAVVAAILADRHQPPQGRV; this is encoded by the coding sequence ATGAGAGTATCGGTACTACATGACGCGCCTCCGGTGGGGGCGCGGCCGGACCAGGACGACAACCTGGTGCAGGCCCGCGAGGTAGCCCTGGCCCTGGAGGCGGGCGGCCATCAAGCGGCGCTCTGCGCCTGGGAGGGCTCGCCCCGCCGGAGCCTGGAACGGCTGGCCGGCCAGGGCCCCGACGCGGTGTTCAATCTGGTGGAGGAGCCCCTGGGCCGGGCGGCGCGCATCCACACCGCCCCCGTGTGGCTGGCCCACCAGGGCCTGGCCTTCTGCGGGGCCGGGGGGAGGGCCATGCTGCTCACCTCCCACAAGCTCTTGGCCAAGCGGGCCCTGGATAAGGCCGGCCTGCCCACTCCGGCCTGGCGCACCACCCAGGGCGCGGGGCAGGGTGAGTGCCGCGAGCCCTGGCTCATCAAGGCGGTGTGGGAGCACGGCTCCCTGGGCATCGACGACGACTCCCTGGTGCCCGCCGACCGTCCCCTGCGCCTGACCCAGGCCCTGGCCGCCAAAGAGGCCCAGGTGGGCGGCCCCTGCTTTGCCGAGGCCTACATCGAGGGCCGCGAGTTCAACCTGGCCCTGTTGGCCGGGCCCGGCGGGGTGCGCCTGCTGCCCCCGGCGGAGATCGTTTTCGAGGGCTACGACGCGGGCCAGCTCAAGGTGGTGGGCTACCGGGCCAAGTGGGAGGCGAACTCCTTCGAGTATCATCACACCCCGCGCCGCTTCGAGTTCCCCCCCGAGGACCGGGCCCTGTTGGCCCGCCTGCAAGACCTGGCCCACGCCTGTTGGGGCCTGTTCGGCCTGCGCGGCTGGGCTCGGGTGGACTTTAGGGTGGACCGGCAGGGGCAGCCCTGGATTCTGGAAGTGAACGCCAACCCCTGCCTGGCGGCCGACGCCGGGTTCGCCGCCGCCGCCCTGCGGGCCGGTCTGGACCAAGCCGCCGTGGTGGCCGCCATCCTGGCCGATCGCCATCAACCCCCACAAGGACGGGTCTGA
- a CDS encoding IS3 family transposase (programmed frameshift) has product MRRTRFSETQIVKILKEVEGGRTAKEVCREYGVSSATYYKWKSKYGGMEASDIVRLKELEEENRRLKQMYADLSLENRALKDVIGKKNIRPAGRRDLAKFMCKEHGLSIRRACRALRLSRSVYAYRPKPRDDGPIIEALTSLADKYPRYGFAKLFQVIRRDGHGWNHKRVYRVYCALKLNLRRKGKKRLPTRDPQPLAVPDLANICWSVDFMSDALYGGQRFRTFNVVDDFNREALAIEVDVNLPAQRIIRVLERIAAWRGYPSRLRLDNGPELVSVAMAQWAEEHSIDLGFTQPGKPTQNSYIERFNRTYREEVLDLYIFSRLSEVREITDRWLKEYNEERPHESLGNLTPAEYLAINSPEVSTVDWH; this is encoded by the exons ATGCGCAGGACCAGATTCAGCGAAACTCAGATCGTCAAAATTCTGAAAGAGGTGGAAGGGGGCAGGACCGCCAAGGAGGTCTGCCGGGAATACGGTGTCAGCAGCGCCACCTACTACAAATGGAAGTCCAAGTACGGGGGCATGGAGGCCTCGGACATCGTCCGGCTCAAGGAGCTTGAAGAAGAAAACAGGCGTCTAAAGCAGATGTACGCCGACTTGAGCCTTGAGAATCGGGCTCTGAAGGACGTCATCG GAAAGAAAAATATAAGGCCAGCGGGTCGGCGCGATCTGGCTAAGTTCATGTGCAAAGAGCACGGTCTGAGCATTCGCCGGGCCTGCCGCGCCCTGAGGCTGAGCCGGTCGGTTTATGCCTACCGACCCAAGCCCCGCGACGATGGTCCGATCATCGAGGCGCTGACTTCGCTGGCAGACAAATATCCCAGATACGGCTTTGCCAAACTGTTTCAAGTAATTCGGCGGGATGGACATGGCTGGAATCACAAGCGGGTGTACCGAGTGTACTGCGCCCTGAAGCTAAACCTTCGCAGGAAGGGTAAGAAGCGCCTGCCTACTCGTGATCCCCAGCCGCTTGCAGTGCCGGATCTGGCCAATATCTGCTGGTCGGTGGACTTCATGAGCGATGCCCTGTATGGCGGCCAGCGATTCAGGACCTTTAATGTGGTGGATGATTTCAATCGAGAGGCCCTGGCCATAGAGGTGGACGTCAATCTCCCCGCCCAAAGGATAATCCGAGTGCTGGAGCGTATCGCTGCCTGGCGGGGCTACCCGTCCAGGCTGAGGCTGGACAACGGCCCGGAGCTGGTCAGTGTAGCTATGGCCCAATGGGCCGAGGAGCATAGTATCGATTTGGGTTTCACTCAGCCCGGCAAGCCCACCCAGAATTCATACATTGAACGCTTCAACCGGACCTATCGGGAAGAGGTGCTGGACCTTTACATATTTTCCCGTCTAAGCGAGGTGCGGGAAATCACGGATCGCTGGCTCAAGGAGTACAACGAGGAACGCCCTCATGAGTCCCTCGGCAACCTGACACCAGCCGAATACCTCGCTATAAATTCACCTGAAGTTTCTACTGTTGACTGGCACTAA
- a CDS encoding KamA family radical SAM protein, whose amino-acid sequence MSRSENSVAAAEPPHQGCASAQTLTPAAPPAPLTGLALEPRPCATRPAASFRRRFYPGVTAAQWNDWRWQVRNRVTNLTGLARFLRLSPSEERAFSAHSGKLPMGITPYYLSLMDPENPEDPLRRTMVPTWYEAVVSPGESNDPLGEEHDMAAPGLVHRYPDRVLFLATGFCSAYCRYCTRSRMVGGNGHGMARSKSDMERAIAYIEATPSVRDVLISGGDPLTMADDRLEWLLDRLRRIPHVEMLRIGTKTPAVLPQRITKDLVRRLKKYHPLFMSLHFTHPAELTPETAKACARLADAGIPLGSQTVLLAGVNDSVPVMRKLMQGLLQMRVRPYYLYQCDPIAGSGHFRTPVSRGLEMIQGLRGHTTGYAVPTFVIDAPGGGGKVALYPEAVIGRQGGDLLLKNYAGETYSYPDQGGEWGPAAC is encoded by the coding sequence ATGAGTCGAAGCGAAAATAGCGTTGCCGCCGCGGAGCCTCCCCATCAGGGTTGCGCATCCGCCCAAACTCTGACCCCAGCCGCGCCCCCGGCGCCGCTGACGGGCCTGGCCCTGGAGCCTCGTCCTTGCGCAACCCGCCCGGCGGCCTCCTTCCGCCGCCGCTTTTATCCCGGCGTCACCGCCGCCCAGTGGAACGACTGGCGCTGGCAGGTGCGCAACCGGGTAACCAACCTGACCGGACTGGCGCGCTTCCTGCGCCTGAGCCCGTCCGAGGAGAGGGCCTTCAGCGCCCATTCGGGCAAGTTGCCCATGGGGATTACCCCCTACTACCTAAGTTTGATGGACCCGGAAAATCCGGAGGACCCCCTGCGCCGCACCATGGTGCCCACCTGGTACGAGGCGGTGGTGAGCCCCGGTGAGAGCAACGACCCCTTGGGCGAAGAGCACGACATGGCCGCGCCCGGGCTGGTGCACCGCTATCCCGACCGGGTCCTGTTTTTGGCCACCGGCTTTTGCAGCGCCTATTGCCGCTACTGCACCCGCTCGCGCATGGTGGGCGGGAACGGCCACGGCATGGCCCGCAGCAAGAGCGACATGGAGCGGGCTATCGCCTACATCGAAGCCACGCCTTCGGTGCGCGACGTGCTGATCTCCGGCGGCGATCCACTGACCATGGCCGACGACCGGCTGGAATGGTTGCTGGATCGCCTGCGCCGCATACCCCACGTGGAAATGCTGCGCATCGGCACCAAGACCCCGGCGGTGCTGCCCCAGCGCATAACCAAGGACTTGGTGCGGCGGCTCAAAAAATATCATCCGCTGTTCATGAGTCTGCACTTCACCCACCCGGCGGAGCTGACTCCAGAGACGGCCAAGGCCTGCGCCCGGCTGGCCGACGCGGGCATCCCCCTGGGCAGCCAGACGGTGCTCTTGGCCGGGGTCAACGACTCGGTGCCGGTGATGCGCAAGCTGATGCAGGGCCTTTTGCAGATGCGGGTGCGCCCCTACTACCTGTACCAGTGCGACCCCATTGCCGGGTCGGGGCATTTCCGCACCCCGGTCAGCAGGGGCCTGGAGATGATCCAGGGCCTCAGGGGCCACACCACGGGCTACGCGGTGCCCACCTTCGTCATCGACGCCCCCGGCGGCGGCGGCAAGGTGGCCCTGTACCCCGAGGCGGTGATCGGCCGCCAAGGGGGGGATCTGCTGCTCAAAAACTATGCGGGTGAAACCTATTCCTACCCCGACCAAGGCGGGGAGTGGGGCCCGGCGGCCTGCTGA
- a CDS encoding FadR/GntR family transcriptional regulator, with the protein MSRFKPVQPKKISDQVFEQLRDMIFRGQLKPLDQLPPERELAQQMGVSRPTVRNAVSRLVSLGLVDQRQGQGTFVANHHEGGARNPLGLMIEGQSLSLTELLEVRLGLECNSAVLAARRANEEDIVLLERSLAQMSEHIKKGGLGSSEDVYFHMRIAYATKNQLQVQLMKNFYDYMAVGIRENLQILYQDVVNIDLVHLQHEKVLAAIKAHDTHAAFDYMRSHINFVIDYFENLKED; encoded by the coding sequence ATGAGCCGCTTCAAGCCGGTGCAGCCCAAAAAAATCTCCGACCAGGTCTTCGAGCAATTGCGCGACATGATTTTTCGCGGTCAGCTCAAGCCGTTGGACCAACTGCCTCCCGAGCGGGAGTTGGCTCAGCAGATGGGGGTGAGCCGGCCCACGGTGCGCAACGCAGTTAGCCGCCTGGTCAGCCTGGGCCTGGTCGATCAGCGGCAAGGCCAGGGCACCTTTGTGGCCAACCACCACGAGGGCGGGGCGCGCAACCCCCTGGGCCTGATGATCGAAGGCCAGTCCCTGAGCCTCACGGAGCTACTGGAAGTGCGCCTGGGCCTGGAGTGCAACTCCGCCGTGCTGGCCGCCCGCCGGGCCAACGAGGAAGACATCGTCCTGTTGGAGCGCAGCCTGGCCCAGATGTCGGAGCACATCAAGAAGGGGGGGCTGGGCAGTTCGGAAGACGTCTACTTCCACATGCGCATCGCCTACGCCACCAAGAACCAGCTGCAAGTGCAGTTGATGAAGAACTTCTACGACTACATGGCCGTGGGCATCCGCGAGAACCTGCAGATTCTCTATCAGGACGTGGTCAACATAGACCTGGTGCATTTGCAGCACGAAAAGGTGCTGGCGGCCATCAAGGCCCACGACACCCACGCCGCCTTCGATTACATGCGCTCGCACATCAACTTTGTGATCGATTACTTCGAGAACCTGAAAGAAGACTGA
- a CDS encoding sigma-54-dependent transcriptional regulator, giving the protein MKSMLVATTDPSVKASLRSALKRGQRLEEAASAQDCLALVARRRFDLAFVDISFINEQLTPGAEPDYGAALRPFRASGGGTQLIVLTPPESIRQTVSAVKAGADNYLTYPVNPHEVELVIAGLNARRQIESELEYLRESSWRGDASGLLRTRSPLMREVYEKLEMVAPTRATVLLTGETGTGKSFLARLIHMHSSRSKGPFVAVHCGSIPDTLVESELFGHEKGAFTGAERRKLGKFQIADQGTILLDEVGTISPAAQIKLLQVLQEGSFSRVGGEQDISVDVRVVAASNVDLAKKISEGGFRNDLYYRLNVFAIELPPLRSRREDLPLLVANLMDRLERKYGKGISGVDEQAMQVLTAYDWPGNIRELENLLERAYILERGRRLGLAGLPADLVALEHPGEADEPSEGQSLAEVRRRAVEEVERRYLERLLTAKKGRVDQAAAQAGVTTRQLRNLLAKYALSSRGFK; this is encoded by the coding sequence ATGAAATCGATGTTGGTGGCCACCACCGATCCCTCGGTGAAAGCCAGCCTGCGCAGCGCTCTAAAACGCGGACAACGCTTGGAAGAAGCCGCCTCGGCCCAGGACTGTCTGGCGCTGGTGGCCCGCCGCCGTTTTGATCTGGCCTTTGTGGACATATCCTTTATCAATGAGCAGCTCACACCAGGGGCGGAGCCGGACTACGGCGCCGCTTTACGGCCTTTTCGCGCCTCCGGGGGGGGCACCCAGCTCATCGTGCTCACGCCTCCCGAAAGCATCCGCCAGACCGTTTCCGCCGTAAAGGCGGGGGCGGACAACTACCTCACCTATCCGGTGAATCCCCACGAGGTGGAGCTGGTCATCGCCGGGCTCAACGCCAGGCGCCAGATCGAGTCGGAGCTGGAATATCTGCGGGAGAGCTCTTGGCGGGGAGATGCCTCTGGCCTTTTGCGCACCCGCTCGCCGCTCATGCGCGAGGTATACGAAAAGCTGGAGATGGTGGCGCCTACCCGGGCCACGGTGCTGCTGACCGGAGAGACCGGCACCGGCAAAAGCTTTTTGGCCCGCCTGATCCACATGCACTCGTCGCGCTCCAAGGGCCCCTTTGTGGCGGTGCATTGCGGCTCCATACCAGACACCCTGGTGGAAAGCGAACTTTTCGGCCACGAAAAGGGGGCCTTCACCGGGGCCGAGCGCCGCAAGCTGGGCAAGTTCCAGATCGCCGACCAGGGGACCATCCTCCTGGACGAAGTGGGCACCATCTCCCCGGCGGCCCAGATAAAGCTGTTGCAGGTTTTGCAGGAAGGCAGCTTTTCCCGGGTGGGCGGCGAGCAGGACATCTCGGTGGACGTGCGGGTGGTGGCGGCCAGTAACGTGGATTTGGCCAAGAAAATCAGCGAGGGCGGCTTTCGCAACGACCTCTATTACCGCCTGAACGTATTCGCCATCGAGCTGCCCCCCCTGCGCTCCCGCCGCGAAGACCTGCCCCTGTTGGTGGCCAATCTCATGGATCGCCTGGAGCGCAAGTACGGCAAGGGGATCAGCGGGGTGGACGAGCAGGCCATGCAGGTGCTCACCGCCTACGACTGGCCGGGCAATATCCGTGAGCTGGAGAACCTCCTGGAGCGGGCCTACATCCTGGAGAGGGGCCGCCGTCTGGGTCTGGCCGGTTTGCCGGCCGATCTGGTGGCCTTGGAGCACCCCGGAGAAGCTGACGAGCCCAGCGAAGGCCAGAGCCTGGCCGAGGTGCGCCGCCGGGCCGTGGAAGAGGTGGAGCGGCGCTATTTGGAGCGTTTGCTGACCGCCAAAAAGGGCCGGGTGGATCAGGCGGCCGCCCAGGCCGGAGTCACCACCCGCCAATTGCGCAACCTTTTGGCCAAATACGCCCTGAGCTCGCGTGGTTTCAAATAG